One Mycobacterium marseillense DNA window includes the following coding sequences:
- a CDS encoding TOBE domain-containing protein, whose product MRLSTRNQLRGKITEVELGAVMAVVKVTLDGGDQVVTSSVTKDAATDLGLKVGQPATVFIKSTEVTIGVD is encoded by the coding sequence ATGCGGCTCTCGACTCGAAACCAGCTCAGGGGAAAGATCACCGAGGTCGAACTCGGCGCCGTGATGGCCGTGGTGAAGGTGACGCTCGACGGTGGCGATCAGGTCGTCACGTCATCGGTCACCAAGGACGCCGCGACCGACCTCGGGCTCAAGGTCGGGCAGCCCGCGACCGTGTTCATCAAGTCGACCGAGGTCACCATCGGCGTCGATTAG
- a CDS encoding alpha/beta fold hydrolase, which yields MVTMPALDGVEHRYVDLGDGVTIHVADAGPASGPVVMLVHGFPQNWWEWRELIGPLAADGYRVLCPDLRGSGWSSAPPSSYRKDEMADDLAGVLDRLGVATVKLVAHDWGGPVAFIMMLRHPERVSGFFGVNTSAPFVKRSPSTLRNVWRFWYQIPISLPVIGPRVISAPDSRFLRFLGSWVGGGYTLPDEDVQLYLECMRQPGHAEAGSRWYRSFQTKEMLSWMRGEYADARVDVPVRWLTGTEDPVITADLTEGYADHIEDFEVELVDGVGHWIVDQRPDLVLDRVRTFLGAQK from the coding sequence ATGGTGACTATGCCCGCGCTGGACGGTGTCGAACACAGGTACGTCGATCTCGGAGACGGCGTGACGATCCATGTCGCGGACGCGGGCCCGGCGAGCGGGCCGGTGGTGATGCTGGTGCACGGCTTCCCGCAGAACTGGTGGGAATGGCGCGAGCTGATCGGGCCGCTGGCCGCCGACGGCTACCGGGTGTTGTGTCCGGACCTGCGCGGGTCGGGTTGGAGTTCGGCGCCGCCATCCAGTTACCGCAAGGACGAGATGGCCGACGATCTGGCCGGCGTGCTGGATCGGTTGGGCGTCGCGACGGTCAAGCTGGTGGCCCACGACTGGGGCGGGCCGGTCGCGTTCATCATGATGCTGCGCCACCCCGAAAGGGTGAGCGGCTTTTTCGGGGTGAACACCTCGGCGCCATTCGTGAAGCGCTCACCGTCGACGCTGCGCAACGTCTGGCGGTTCTGGTATCAGATCCCAATCTCGTTGCCGGTCATCGGCCCCCGCGTGATCAGCGCGCCGGACTCCCGGTTCCTGCGCTTCCTCGGGTCATGGGTGGGCGGCGGCTACACGCTGCCCGACGAGGACGTGCAGCTGTACCTCGAGTGCATGCGCCAGCCCGGCCACGCCGAAGCGGGTTCGCGGTGGTACCGGTCGTTTCAGACCAAGGAAATGCTGAGCTGGATGCGCGGCGAGTACGCCGACGCCCGTGTCGACGTCCCCGTCCGCTGGTTGACGGGCACCGAAGATCCGGTGATCACCGCGGACCTGACCGAGGGATACGCCGACCACATCGAGGATTTCGAGGTCGAACTGGTCGACGGCGTCGGCCACTGGATCGTCGACCAGCGGCCCGACCTGGTCCTGGACCGCGTGCGGACCTTTCTCGGCGCCCAAAAGTAG
- a CDS encoding sulfotransferase family protein, translated as MTDAVRSVSLDDLATPRFSAEGQQILDMMTAMAPQCPLDADALHAQARQDTGLHDFGPDDYRERLDVYLAALREIDGLHGAGAVNFYGQLLQILKNRLLLADLLTRHPEINDIELTSPVVIAGLPRTGTTHLHNLLAAPPTFRTMPYWESNEPFPTPNEVGVQPDPRRARMDVAVGVINMVMPHFVLMHEMTTDHVHEEIQLLANDVSTMLLETLADVPRWRDYYQSHDQTPHYEYLATQLRAMQFLRGGRRWLLKSPQHLEQVPVLDRVFPDSIVVFTHRDPVPVALSMIAMITYSARMHRSPVPVEQIAHSWIDRLDQMLSALVRDRDTIGPDRSVDIRFDEFMADELGTAQRVYTLAGEPFTDEARDAITGYLAGHRRGRLGNVETSFEMFGLTEDNLRERFAPYVERFLA; from the coding sequence GTGACCGATGCCGTTCGCTCCGTTTCCCTCGATGACCTGGCCACGCCCCGATTCAGCGCCGAGGGTCAGCAGATCCTCGACATGATGACCGCGATGGCCCCGCAGTGCCCGCTGGACGCCGACGCGCTGCACGCCCAGGCCAGGCAGGACACCGGATTGCACGATTTCGGGCCCGACGACTACCGCGAGCGTCTCGATGTCTACCTCGCCGCGCTGCGGGAGATCGACGGGCTGCACGGCGCCGGCGCGGTCAACTTCTACGGGCAGCTGCTGCAGATCCTCAAAAATCGGCTGCTGTTGGCCGATTTGCTGACGCGCCACCCCGAGATCAACGACATCGAGCTGACCTCGCCGGTGGTGATCGCCGGGCTGCCCCGCACCGGCACCACGCACCTGCACAACTTGCTGGCCGCGCCACCCACCTTCCGGACCATGCCGTACTGGGAAAGCAACGAGCCCTTCCCGACGCCGAATGAGGTTGGCGTGCAGCCGGATCCGCGACGGGCTCGGATGGACGTCGCGGTCGGGGTGATCAATATGGTGATGCCGCATTTCGTCCTCATGCACGAAATGACTACCGACCACGTCCACGAGGAGATCCAGCTGCTGGCCAACGACGTGTCCACGATGCTGCTGGAGACGCTCGCTGACGTGCCCCGCTGGCGCGACTACTACCAGTCCCACGACCAGACGCCGCACTACGAATACCTGGCCACCCAGCTGCGGGCGATGCAGTTCCTGCGCGGGGGGCGGCGCTGGCTGCTCAAGTCGCCCCAGCACCTCGAACAGGTGCCCGTCCTGGACCGGGTGTTTCCCGACAGCATCGTCGTGTTCACCCACCGCGACCCCGTGCCGGTGGCGCTGTCGATGATCGCGATGATCACCTATTCCGCGCGCATGCACCGCTCGCCGGTGCCGGTGGAGCAGATCGCCCACTCCTGGATCGACCGCCTCGACCAGATGCTCAGCGCGCTGGTGCGCGACCGCGACACCATCGGCCCGGACCGCTCGGTCGACATCCGGTTCGACGAGTTCATGGCCGACGAACTCGGCACCGCGCAGCGCGTCTACACGTTGGCCGGCGAGCCCTTCACCGACGAGGCGCGCGACGCGATCACGGGCTACCTGGCGGGCCACCGCCGTGGCCGGCTGGGCAACGTTGAAACGTCCTTCGAGATGTTCGGGTTGACCGAGGACAACCTGCGGGAGCGCTTCGCGCCGTATGTCGAGCGGTTTCTGGCCTAA
- a CDS encoding TetR/AcrR family transcriptional regulator yields MVVDFGRPRDPRIDAAVLRATVELLAESGYPGLLVSAIAERAGTSKPAIYRRWPSKAHLVHEAVFPIGAGTAIPDAGSTPDGLREMVRRTMLFLTTPPARAALPGLIGEMAADPSLHSALLERFAGVIGGGLADWLAAAAARGEVRADVTAAELAETIAGVTLVALLTRATELDEAWVDRTTRLLLKGISA; encoded by the coding sequence ATGGTTGTTGATTTTGGCCGGCCCCGCGATCCGCGTATCGACGCCGCGGTGTTGCGCGCGACGGTGGAGCTGCTCGCCGAGTCCGGTTACCCGGGGTTGTTGGTTTCCGCCATTGCCGAGCGGGCCGGCACCAGCAAGCCCGCGATCTATCGCCGCTGGCCCAGCAAGGCGCATCTGGTGCACGAGGCGGTGTTCCCGATCGGCGCCGGCACCGCCATCCCCGACGCCGGCTCGACGCCCGACGGGCTGCGCGAGATGGTCCGCCGCACAATGCTTTTCCTCACCACGCCGCCCGCGCGGGCGGCACTGCCGGGCCTGATCGGCGAAATGGCCGCGGATCCCAGCCTGCACTCGGCGCTGCTGGAGCGCTTCGCCGGCGTCATCGGCGGCGGGCTGGCCGACTGGCTCGCGGCGGCGGCCGCGCGTGGTGAGGTGCGCGCGGACGTGACCGCCGCGGAACTGGCCGAGACGATCGCCGGCGTCACGCTGGTCGCCCTGCTCACCCGCGCCACCGAGCTCGACGAAGCGTGGGTCGATCGCACGACAAGGTTGCTCCTGAAAGGAATCAGCGCATGA